A stretch of Channa argus isolate prfri chromosome 16, Channa argus male v1.0, whole genome shotgun sequence DNA encodes these proteins:
- the prkd1 gene encoding serine/threonine-protein kinase D1 isoform X4, with protein sequence MSAPPLIRAPSPLPFPGGTNNTNTGAGGGGGGGGGGGGAGGAGGISFHIQIGLSREPVLLDAAELSLSQVREVACSIVDQKLPECGFYGMYEKILLFRHEQTSENVLQLLRSASQIQEGDLVEAVLSASATVEDFQIRPHCLFVHSYRAPAFCDHCGEMLWGLVRQGLKCEGCGLNYHKRCAFKIPNNCSGVRRRRPSNVSLTGGLVNIGRRLSAEPSPPHYTDDALLSPVSPSMEQKNQLDYFPGRERRSSSQSYIGRPIELDKILLSKVKVPHTFVIHSYTRPTVCQHCKKLLKGLFRQGLQCKDCKFNCHKRCAPKVPNNCLGEVSKNGELLSPGAESDVVMVEGCLDDHDIDRGGGLLDDMDEVLGSDGGLLLDAGPGDLCDLHDSDLDESNRAISPSTSNNIPLMRVVQSVKHTKRKSSNVMKEGWMVHYTNKDTLRKRHYWRLDSKCITLFQNETGSKYYKEIPLSEILSLEPAQTFSLLPDGANPHCFEIATVSLVYYVGENLQRAESSLSGSSILVSGVGQDVARMWEMAIQHALMPAVSTGVSHSVHRSGHKEVSISISVSNCQIQENVDINSIYQIFPDEVLGSGQFGIVYGGKHRKSGRDVAIKIIDKLRFPTKQESQLRNEVAILQSLHHPGIVNLDCMFETPERVFVVMEKLHGDMLEMILSSEKGRLPERITKFLVTQILVALRHLHFKNIVHCDLKPENVLLASADSFPQVKLCDFGFARIIGEKSFRRSVVGTPAYLAPEVLRNKGYNRSLDMWSVGVIIYVSLSGTFPFNEDEDINDQIQNAAFMYPPHPWKKVSQEAIDLINNLLQVKMRKRFSVDKTLSHPWLQDYQMWVDLRNLELRMNERYITHESDDLRWHHHALLSGLDYPLHLSNGPRDGGQGMERFHDPEQELETLSERVSEL encoded by the exons ttACCGGAGTGTGGTTTCTATGGGATGTACGAGAAGATCCTGCTGTTCCGTCATGAGCAGACGTCGGAAAACGTGTTGCAGCTGCTGCGCTCGGCCTCTCAGATCCAGGAGGGAGACCTGGTGGAGGCGGTGCTCTCAG CTTCAGCCACAGTGGAAGACTTCCAGATCCGTCCGCACTGTCTGTTCGTCCACTCGTACCGAGCTCCGGCTTTCTGCGACCACTGTGGGGAGATGCTGTGGGGCCTGGTACGACAGGGACTCAAGTGTGAAG GCTGTGGTCTGAATTATCACAAGCGCTGTGCCTTTAAAATCCCCAATAACTGCAGCGGGGTGAGGAGGCGGCGTCCGTCCAACGTGTCTCTGACAGGCGGTCTGGTTAACATAGGACGCCGTCTGTCTGCAGAGCCCTCACCCCCCCACTACACAGACGATGCTTTACTG TCTCCAGTCAGTCCTAGTATGGAG CAGAAGAACCAGTTAGACTACTTCCCTGGCAGAGAGCGTCGTTCCAGCTCCCAGTCGTACATCGGCCGCCCCATCGAACTGGACAAGATCTTGTTGTCCAAGGTCAAAGTTCCTCACACCTTCGTGATCCACTCGTACACCCGACCCACTGTCTGCCAGCACTGCAAGAAGCTGCTGAAAGGCCTCTTCAGACAGGGCCTGCAGTGTAAAG ATTGTAAATTTAACTGTCACAAACGATGTGCTCCCAAAGTGCCGAACAACTGCCTGGGAGAAGTTTCCAAAAACGGAG AGCTCCTGAGCCCAGGGGCGGAGTCGGACGTTGTCATGGTGGAGGGTTGCCTTGACGACCATGACATTGACAGAGGCGGCGGACTTTTGGATGACATGGATGAAGTGCTGGGATCGGACGGAGGTCTGCTGCTCGATGCAGGGCCTGGAGACCTGTGTGATCTGCATGACTCCGACCTGGACGAGTCCAACCGGGCCATCAg CCCCTCCACCAGTAACAACATCCCTCTGATGCGAGTCGTCCAGTCcgtcaaacacacaaagaggaaGAGCAGCAACGTGATGAAGGAGGGCTGGATGGTCCACTACACAAACAAGGACACTCTG AGGAAGAGACATTACTGGCGCCTGGACAGTAAATGCATCACGCTGTTTCAGAACGAAACAGGAAGTAAATACTACAAG GAGATCCCTCTGTCAGAAATCCTGTCTCTGGAGCCAGCTCAGACCTTCTCTCTGCTTCCCGATGGAGCCAATCCGCACTGCTTCGAAATCGCCACCGTCTCGCTGGTTTACTACGTCGGAGAGAACCTGCAGAGAGCTGAGTCATCCCTGAGCGGCAGCAGCATCCTG GTCAGTGGGGTGGGTCAGGATGTGGCTCGGATGTGGGAGATGGCCATCCAGCACGCTCTGATGCCAGCTGTGTCTACAGGAGTGTCCCACAGTGTCCACCGCAGTGGACACA AGGAAGTTTCCATCAGTATTTCTGTCTCCAACTGTCAGATCCAGGAGAATGtg gacATCAACTCCATCTATCAGATCTTTCCAGATGAAGTTCTAGGCTCAGGGCAGTTTGGCATCGTCTACGGAG GGAAACACAGGAAGTCTGGCCGAGACGTTGCCATCAAGATCATTGACAAACTCCGCTTCCCAACCAAACAGGAGAGTCAGCTGCGCAATGAGGTGGCCATCctgcag AGTCTGCACCACCCAGGCATCGTCAACCTGGACTGCATGTTTGAGACGCCGGAGCGAGTGTTTGTGGTCATGGAGAAGCTGCACGGAGACATGCTGGAGATGATCCTGTCCAGCGAGAAGGGACGGCTGCCGGAGAGGATCACCAAGTTCCTGGTCACGCAG ATCCTTGTGGCTTTGCGTCATCTTCACTTCAAGAACATCGTCCATTGTGATCTGAAACCTGAAAACGTGCTGCTGGCTTCTGCGGACTCCTTCCCACAG GTGAAGCTGTGCGACTTTGGCTTTGCTCGGATCATCGGCGAGAAGTCGTTCAGGCGCTCCGTGGTCGGCACGCCCGCGTATCTCGCTCCCGAGGTCTTGAGGAACAAAGGCTACAACCGCTCTCTGGACATGTGGTCGGTGGGAGTCATCATCTACGTCAG TCTCAGTGGGACGTTTCCATTTAACGAAGATGAAGACATCAACGATCAGATCCAGAATGCTGCCTTCATGTACCCTCCTCATCCCTGGAAGAAAGTCTCCCAGGAAG CAATTGACTTAATTAACAACCTGCTGCAAGTCAAGATGAGGAAGAGATTCAGTGTCGACAAGACCCTCAGTCACCCCTGGTTACAG GACTATCAGATGTGGGTGGACCTGAGAAACCTGGAGTTGCGAATGAACGAACGCTACATCACCCATGAGAGCGATGACCTGCGCTGGCATCACCATGCCCTGCTCAGCGGCCTCGACTACCCTCTGCACCTCAGCAATGGTCCCCGTGATGGTGGACAGGGGATGGAACGTTTCCATGACCCGGAGCAGGAGCTGGAGACCCTCAGCGAGAGGGTCAGTGAGCTCTGA
- the prkd1 gene encoding serine/threonine-protein kinase D1 isoform X2, translating into MSAPPLIRAPSPLPFPGGTNNTNTGAGGGGGGGGGGGGAGGAGGISFHIQIGLSREPVLLDAAELSLSQVREVACSIVDQKLPECGFYGMYEKILLFRHEQTSENVLQLLRSASQIQEGDLVEAVLSASATVEDFQIRPHCLFVHSYRAPAFCDHCGEMLWGLVRQGLKCEGCGLNYHKRCAFKIPNNCSGVRRRRPSNVSLTGGLVNIGRRLSAEPSPPHYTDDALLSPVSPSMEQKNQLDYFPGRERRSSSQSYIGRPIELDKILLSKVKVPHTFVIHSYTRPTVCQHCKKLLKGLFRQGLQCKDCKFNCHKRCAPKVPNNCLGEVSKNGELLSPGAESDVVMVEGCLDDHDIDRGGGLLDDMDEVLGSDGGLLLDAGPGDLCDLHDSDLDESNRAISPSTSNNIPLMRVVQSVKHTKRKSSNVMKEGWMVHYTNKDTLRKRHYWRLDSKCITLFQNETGSKYYKEIPLSEILSLEPAQTFSLLPDGANPHCFEIATVSLVYYVGENLQRAESSLSGSSILVSGVGQDVARMWEMAIQHALMPAVSTGVSHSVHRSGHKEVSISISVSNCQIQENVDINSIYQIFPDEVLGSGQFGIVYGGKHRKSGRDVAIKIIDKLRFPTKQESQLRNEVAILQSLHHPGIVNLDCMFETPERVFVVMEKLHGDMLEMILSSEKGRLPERITKFLVTQILVALRHLHFKNIVHCDLKPENVLLASADSFPQVKLCDFGFARIIGEKSFRRSVVGTPAYLAPEVLRNKGYNRSLDMWSVGVIIYVSLSGTFPFNEDEDINDQIQNAAFMYPPHPWKKVSQEGRKRPMDPNTQGCGCTFSIDLINNLLQVKMRKRFSVDKTLSHPWLQDYQMWVDLRNLELRMNERYITHESDDLRWHHHALLSGLDYPLHLSNGPRDGGQGMERFHDPEQELETLSERVSEL; encoded by the exons ttACCGGAGTGTGGTTTCTATGGGATGTACGAGAAGATCCTGCTGTTCCGTCATGAGCAGACGTCGGAAAACGTGTTGCAGCTGCTGCGCTCGGCCTCTCAGATCCAGGAGGGAGACCTGGTGGAGGCGGTGCTCTCAG CTTCAGCCACAGTGGAAGACTTCCAGATCCGTCCGCACTGTCTGTTCGTCCACTCGTACCGAGCTCCGGCTTTCTGCGACCACTGTGGGGAGATGCTGTGGGGCCTGGTACGACAGGGACTCAAGTGTGAAG GCTGTGGTCTGAATTATCACAAGCGCTGTGCCTTTAAAATCCCCAATAACTGCAGCGGGGTGAGGAGGCGGCGTCCGTCCAACGTGTCTCTGACAGGCGGTCTGGTTAACATAGGACGCCGTCTGTCTGCAGAGCCCTCACCCCCCCACTACACAGACGATGCTTTACTG TCTCCAGTCAGTCCTAGTATGGAG CAGAAGAACCAGTTAGACTACTTCCCTGGCAGAGAGCGTCGTTCCAGCTCCCAGTCGTACATCGGCCGCCCCATCGAACTGGACAAGATCTTGTTGTCCAAGGTCAAAGTTCCTCACACCTTCGTGATCCACTCGTACACCCGACCCACTGTCTGCCAGCACTGCAAGAAGCTGCTGAAAGGCCTCTTCAGACAGGGCCTGCAGTGTAAAG ATTGTAAATTTAACTGTCACAAACGATGTGCTCCCAAAGTGCCGAACAACTGCCTGGGAGAAGTTTCCAAAAACGGAG AGCTCCTGAGCCCAGGGGCGGAGTCGGACGTTGTCATGGTGGAGGGTTGCCTTGACGACCATGACATTGACAGAGGCGGCGGACTTTTGGATGACATGGATGAAGTGCTGGGATCGGACGGAGGTCTGCTGCTCGATGCAGGGCCTGGAGACCTGTGTGATCTGCATGACTCCGACCTGGACGAGTCCAACCGGGCCATCAg CCCCTCCACCAGTAACAACATCCCTCTGATGCGAGTCGTCCAGTCcgtcaaacacacaaagaggaaGAGCAGCAACGTGATGAAGGAGGGCTGGATGGTCCACTACACAAACAAGGACACTCTG AGGAAGAGACATTACTGGCGCCTGGACAGTAAATGCATCACGCTGTTTCAGAACGAAACAGGAAGTAAATACTACAAG GAGATCCCTCTGTCAGAAATCCTGTCTCTGGAGCCAGCTCAGACCTTCTCTCTGCTTCCCGATGGAGCCAATCCGCACTGCTTCGAAATCGCCACCGTCTCGCTGGTTTACTACGTCGGAGAGAACCTGCAGAGAGCTGAGTCATCCCTGAGCGGCAGCAGCATCCTG GTCAGTGGGGTGGGTCAGGATGTGGCTCGGATGTGGGAGATGGCCATCCAGCACGCTCTGATGCCAGCTGTGTCTACAGGAGTGTCCCACAGTGTCCACCGCAGTGGACACA AGGAAGTTTCCATCAGTATTTCTGTCTCCAACTGTCAGATCCAGGAGAATGtg gacATCAACTCCATCTATCAGATCTTTCCAGATGAAGTTCTAGGCTCAGGGCAGTTTGGCATCGTCTACGGAG GGAAACACAGGAAGTCTGGCCGAGACGTTGCCATCAAGATCATTGACAAACTCCGCTTCCCAACCAAACAGGAGAGTCAGCTGCGCAATGAGGTGGCCATCctgcag AGTCTGCACCACCCAGGCATCGTCAACCTGGACTGCATGTTTGAGACGCCGGAGCGAGTGTTTGTGGTCATGGAGAAGCTGCACGGAGACATGCTGGAGATGATCCTGTCCAGCGAGAAGGGACGGCTGCCGGAGAGGATCACCAAGTTCCTGGTCACGCAG ATCCTTGTGGCTTTGCGTCATCTTCACTTCAAGAACATCGTCCATTGTGATCTGAAACCTGAAAACGTGCTGCTGGCTTCTGCGGACTCCTTCCCACAG GTGAAGCTGTGCGACTTTGGCTTTGCTCGGATCATCGGCGAGAAGTCGTTCAGGCGCTCCGTGGTCGGCACGCCCGCGTATCTCGCTCCCGAGGTCTTGAGGAACAAAGGCTACAACCGCTCTCTGGACATGTGGTCGGTGGGAGTCATCATCTACGTCAG TCTCAGTGGGACGTTTCCATTTAACGAAGATGAAGACATCAACGATCAGATCCAGAATGCTGCCTTCATGTACCCTCCTCATCCCTGGAAGAAAGTCTCCCAGGAAGGTAGGAAACGCCCAATGGACCCAAACACACAAGGATGCGGCTGCACGTTCT CAATTGACTTAATTAACAACCTGCTGCAAGTCAAGATGAGGAAGAGATTCAGTGTCGACAAGACCCTCAGTCACCCCTGGTTACAG GACTATCAGATGTGGGTGGACCTGAGAAACCTGGAGTTGCGAATGAACGAACGCTACATCACCCATGAGAGCGATGACCTGCGCTGGCATCACCATGCCCTGCTCAGCGGCCTCGACTACCCTCTGCACCTCAGCAATGGTCCCCGTGATGGTGGACAGGGGATGGAACGTTTCCATGACCCGGAGCAGGAGCTGGAGACCCTCAGCGAGAGGGTCAGTGAGCTCTGA
- the prkd1 gene encoding serine/threonine-protein kinase D1 isoform X5: MLWGLVRQGLKCEGCGLNYHKRCAFKIPNNCSGVRRRRPSNVSLTGGLVNIGRRLSAEPSPPHYTDDALLVSTSPVSPSMEQKNQLDYFPGRERRSSSQSYIGRPIELDKILLSKVKVPHTFVIHSYTRPTVCQHCKKLLKGLFRQGLQCKDCKFNCHKRCAPKVPNNCLGEVSKNGELLSPGAESDVVMVEGCLDDHDIDRGGGLLDDMDEVLGSDGGLLLDAGPGDLCDLHDSDLDESNRAISPSTSNNIPLMRVVQSVKHTKRKSSNVMKEGWMVHYTNKDTLRKRHYWRLDSKCITLFQNETGSKYYKEIPLSEILSLEPAQTFSLLPDGANPHCFEIATVSLVYYVGENLQRAESSLSGSSILVSGVGQDVARMWEMAIQHALMPAVSTGVSHSVHRSGHKEVSISISVSNCQIQENVDINSIYQIFPDEVLGSGQFGIVYGGKHRKSGRDVAIKIIDKLRFPTKQESQLRNEVAILQSLHHPGIVNLDCMFETPERVFVVMEKLHGDMLEMILSSEKGRLPERITKFLVTQILVALRHLHFKNIVHCDLKPENVLLASADSFPQVKLCDFGFARIIGEKSFRRSVVGTPAYLAPEVLRNKGYNRSLDMWSVGVIIYVSLSGTFPFNEDEDINDQIQNAAFMYPPHPWKKVSQEGRKRPMDPNTQGCGCTFSIDLINNLLQVKMRKRFSVDKTLSHPWLQDYQMWVDLRNLELRMNERYITHESDDLRWHHHALLSGLDYPLHLSNGPRDGGQGMERFHDPEQELETLSERVSEL; the protein is encoded by the exons ATGCTGTGGGGCCTGGTACGACAGGGACTCAAGTGTGAAG GCTGTGGTCTGAATTATCACAAGCGCTGTGCCTTTAAAATCCCCAATAACTGCAGCGGGGTGAGGAGGCGGCGTCCGTCCAACGTGTCTCTGACAGGCGGTCTGGTTAACATAGGACGCCGTCTGTCTGCAGAGCCCTCACCCCCCCACTACACAGACGATGCTTTACTGGTCAGTACA TCTCCAGTCAGTCCTAGTATGGAG CAGAAGAACCAGTTAGACTACTTCCCTGGCAGAGAGCGTCGTTCCAGCTCCCAGTCGTACATCGGCCGCCCCATCGAACTGGACAAGATCTTGTTGTCCAAGGTCAAAGTTCCTCACACCTTCGTGATCCACTCGTACACCCGACCCACTGTCTGCCAGCACTGCAAGAAGCTGCTGAAAGGCCTCTTCAGACAGGGCCTGCAGTGTAAAG ATTGTAAATTTAACTGTCACAAACGATGTGCTCCCAAAGTGCCGAACAACTGCCTGGGAGAAGTTTCCAAAAACGGAG AGCTCCTGAGCCCAGGGGCGGAGTCGGACGTTGTCATGGTGGAGGGTTGCCTTGACGACCATGACATTGACAGAGGCGGCGGACTTTTGGATGACATGGATGAAGTGCTGGGATCGGACGGAGGTCTGCTGCTCGATGCAGGGCCTGGAGACCTGTGTGATCTGCATGACTCCGACCTGGACGAGTCCAACCGGGCCATCAg CCCCTCCACCAGTAACAACATCCCTCTGATGCGAGTCGTCCAGTCcgtcaaacacacaaagaggaaGAGCAGCAACGTGATGAAGGAGGGCTGGATGGTCCACTACACAAACAAGGACACTCTG AGGAAGAGACATTACTGGCGCCTGGACAGTAAATGCATCACGCTGTTTCAGAACGAAACAGGAAGTAAATACTACAAG GAGATCCCTCTGTCAGAAATCCTGTCTCTGGAGCCAGCTCAGACCTTCTCTCTGCTTCCCGATGGAGCCAATCCGCACTGCTTCGAAATCGCCACCGTCTCGCTGGTTTACTACGTCGGAGAGAACCTGCAGAGAGCTGAGTCATCCCTGAGCGGCAGCAGCATCCTG GTCAGTGGGGTGGGTCAGGATGTGGCTCGGATGTGGGAGATGGCCATCCAGCACGCTCTGATGCCAGCTGTGTCTACAGGAGTGTCCCACAGTGTCCACCGCAGTGGACACA AGGAAGTTTCCATCAGTATTTCTGTCTCCAACTGTCAGATCCAGGAGAATGtg gacATCAACTCCATCTATCAGATCTTTCCAGATGAAGTTCTAGGCTCAGGGCAGTTTGGCATCGTCTACGGAG GGAAACACAGGAAGTCTGGCCGAGACGTTGCCATCAAGATCATTGACAAACTCCGCTTCCCAACCAAACAGGAGAGTCAGCTGCGCAATGAGGTGGCCATCctgcag AGTCTGCACCACCCAGGCATCGTCAACCTGGACTGCATGTTTGAGACGCCGGAGCGAGTGTTTGTGGTCATGGAGAAGCTGCACGGAGACATGCTGGAGATGATCCTGTCCAGCGAGAAGGGACGGCTGCCGGAGAGGATCACCAAGTTCCTGGTCACGCAG ATCCTTGTGGCTTTGCGTCATCTTCACTTCAAGAACATCGTCCATTGTGATCTGAAACCTGAAAACGTGCTGCTGGCTTCTGCGGACTCCTTCCCACAG GTGAAGCTGTGCGACTTTGGCTTTGCTCGGATCATCGGCGAGAAGTCGTTCAGGCGCTCCGTGGTCGGCACGCCCGCGTATCTCGCTCCCGAGGTCTTGAGGAACAAAGGCTACAACCGCTCTCTGGACATGTGGTCGGTGGGAGTCATCATCTACGTCAG TCTCAGTGGGACGTTTCCATTTAACGAAGATGAAGACATCAACGATCAGATCCAGAATGCTGCCTTCATGTACCCTCCTCATCCCTGGAAGAAAGTCTCCCAGGAAGGTAGGAAACGCCCAATGGACCCAAACACACAAGGATGCGGCTGCACGTTCT CAATTGACTTAATTAACAACCTGCTGCAAGTCAAGATGAGGAAGAGATTCAGTGTCGACAAGACCCTCAGTCACCCCTGGTTACAG GACTATCAGATGTGGGTGGACCTGAGAAACCTGGAGTTGCGAATGAACGAACGCTACATCACCCATGAGAGCGATGACCTGCGCTGGCATCACCATGCCCTGCTCAGCGGCCTCGACTACCCTCTGCACCTCAGCAATGGTCCCCGTGATGGTGGACAGGGGATGGAACGTTTCCATGACCCGGAGCAGGAGCTGGAGACCCTCAGCGAGAGGGTCAGTGAGCTCTGA
- the prkd1 gene encoding serine/threonine-protein kinase D1 isoform X3, with product MSAPPLIRAPSPLPFPGGTNNTNTGAGGGGGGGGGGGGAGGAGGISFHIQIGLSREPVLLDAAELSLSQVREVACSIVDQKLPECGFYGMYEKILLFRHEQTSENVLQLLRSASQIQEGDLVEAVLSASATVEDFQIRPHCLFVHSYRAPAFCDHCGEMLWGLVRQGLKCEGCGLNYHKRCAFKIPNNCSGVRRRRPSNVSLTGGLVNIGRRLSAEPSPPHYTDDALLVSTSPVSPSMEQKNQLDYFPGRERRSSSQSYIGRPIELDKILLSKVKVPHTFVIHSYTRPTVCQHCKKLLKGLFRQGLQCKDCKFNCHKRCAPKVPNNCLGEVSKNGELLSPGAESDVVMVEGCLDDHDIDRGGGLLDDMDEVLGSDGGLLLDAGPGDLCDLHDSDLDESNRAISPSTSNNIPLMRVVQSVKHTKRKSSNVMKEGWMVHYTNKDTLRKRHYWRLDSKCITLFQNETGSKYYKEIPLSEILSLEPAQTFSLLPDGANPHCFEIATVSLVYYVGENLQRAESSLSGSSILVSGVGQDVARMWEMAIQHALMPAVSTGVSHSVHRSGHKEVSISISVSNCQIQENVDINSIYQIFPDEVLGSGQFGIVYGGKHRKSGRDVAIKIIDKLRFPTKQESQLRNEVAILQSLHHPGIVNLDCMFETPERVFVVMEKLHGDMLEMILSSEKGRLPERITKFLVTQILVALRHLHFKNIVHCDLKPENVLLASADSFPQVKLCDFGFARIIGEKSFRRSVVGTPAYLAPEVLRNKGYNRSLDMWSVGVIIYVSLSGTFPFNEDEDINDQIQNAAFMYPPHPWKKVSQEAIDLINNLLQVKMRKRFSVDKTLSHPWLQDYQMWVDLRNLELRMNERYITHESDDLRWHHHALLSGLDYPLHLSNGPRDGGQGMERFHDPEQELETLSERVSEL from the exons ttACCGGAGTGTGGTTTCTATGGGATGTACGAGAAGATCCTGCTGTTCCGTCATGAGCAGACGTCGGAAAACGTGTTGCAGCTGCTGCGCTCGGCCTCTCAGATCCAGGAGGGAGACCTGGTGGAGGCGGTGCTCTCAG CTTCAGCCACAGTGGAAGACTTCCAGATCCGTCCGCACTGTCTGTTCGTCCACTCGTACCGAGCTCCGGCTTTCTGCGACCACTGTGGGGAGATGCTGTGGGGCCTGGTACGACAGGGACTCAAGTGTGAAG GCTGTGGTCTGAATTATCACAAGCGCTGTGCCTTTAAAATCCCCAATAACTGCAGCGGGGTGAGGAGGCGGCGTCCGTCCAACGTGTCTCTGACAGGCGGTCTGGTTAACATAGGACGCCGTCTGTCTGCAGAGCCCTCACCCCCCCACTACACAGACGATGCTTTACTGGTCAGTACA TCTCCAGTCAGTCCTAGTATGGAG CAGAAGAACCAGTTAGACTACTTCCCTGGCAGAGAGCGTCGTTCCAGCTCCCAGTCGTACATCGGCCGCCCCATCGAACTGGACAAGATCTTGTTGTCCAAGGTCAAAGTTCCTCACACCTTCGTGATCCACTCGTACACCCGACCCACTGTCTGCCAGCACTGCAAGAAGCTGCTGAAAGGCCTCTTCAGACAGGGCCTGCAGTGTAAAG ATTGTAAATTTAACTGTCACAAACGATGTGCTCCCAAAGTGCCGAACAACTGCCTGGGAGAAGTTTCCAAAAACGGAG AGCTCCTGAGCCCAGGGGCGGAGTCGGACGTTGTCATGGTGGAGGGTTGCCTTGACGACCATGACATTGACAGAGGCGGCGGACTTTTGGATGACATGGATGAAGTGCTGGGATCGGACGGAGGTCTGCTGCTCGATGCAGGGCCTGGAGACCTGTGTGATCTGCATGACTCCGACCTGGACGAGTCCAACCGGGCCATCAg CCCCTCCACCAGTAACAACATCCCTCTGATGCGAGTCGTCCAGTCcgtcaaacacacaaagaggaaGAGCAGCAACGTGATGAAGGAGGGCTGGATGGTCCACTACACAAACAAGGACACTCTG AGGAAGAGACATTACTGGCGCCTGGACAGTAAATGCATCACGCTGTTTCAGAACGAAACAGGAAGTAAATACTACAAG GAGATCCCTCTGTCAGAAATCCTGTCTCTGGAGCCAGCTCAGACCTTCTCTCTGCTTCCCGATGGAGCCAATCCGCACTGCTTCGAAATCGCCACCGTCTCGCTGGTTTACTACGTCGGAGAGAACCTGCAGAGAGCTGAGTCATCCCTGAGCGGCAGCAGCATCCTG GTCAGTGGGGTGGGTCAGGATGTGGCTCGGATGTGGGAGATGGCCATCCAGCACGCTCTGATGCCAGCTGTGTCTACAGGAGTGTCCCACAGTGTCCACCGCAGTGGACACA AGGAAGTTTCCATCAGTATTTCTGTCTCCAACTGTCAGATCCAGGAGAATGtg gacATCAACTCCATCTATCAGATCTTTCCAGATGAAGTTCTAGGCTCAGGGCAGTTTGGCATCGTCTACGGAG GGAAACACAGGAAGTCTGGCCGAGACGTTGCCATCAAGATCATTGACAAACTCCGCTTCCCAACCAAACAGGAGAGTCAGCTGCGCAATGAGGTGGCCATCctgcag AGTCTGCACCACCCAGGCATCGTCAACCTGGACTGCATGTTTGAGACGCCGGAGCGAGTGTTTGTGGTCATGGAGAAGCTGCACGGAGACATGCTGGAGATGATCCTGTCCAGCGAGAAGGGACGGCTGCCGGAGAGGATCACCAAGTTCCTGGTCACGCAG ATCCTTGTGGCTTTGCGTCATCTTCACTTCAAGAACATCGTCCATTGTGATCTGAAACCTGAAAACGTGCTGCTGGCTTCTGCGGACTCCTTCCCACAG GTGAAGCTGTGCGACTTTGGCTTTGCTCGGATCATCGGCGAGAAGTCGTTCAGGCGCTCCGTGGTCGGCACGCCCGCGTATCTCGCTCCCGAGGTCTTGAGGAACAAAGGCTACAACCGCTCTCTGGACATGTGGTCGGTGGGAGTCATCATCTACGTCAG TCTCAGTGGGACGTTTCCATTTAACGAAGATGAAGACATCAACGATCAGATCCAGAATGCTGCCTTCATGTACCCTCCTCATCCCTGGAAGAAAGTCTCCCAGGAAG CAATTGACTTAATTAACAACCTGCTGCAAGTCAAGATGAGGAAGAGATTCAGTGTCGACAAGACCCTCAGTCACCCCTGGTTACAG GACTATCAGATGTGGGTGGACCTGAGAAACCTGGAGTTGCGAATGAACGAACGCTACATCACCCATGAGAGCGATGACCTGCGCTGGCATCACCATGCCCTGCTCAGCGGCCTCGACTACCCTCTGCACCTCAGCAATGGTCCCCGTGATGGTGGACAGGGGATGGAACGTTTCCATGACCCGGAGCAGGAGCTGGAGACCCTCAGCGAGAGGGTCAGTGAGCTCTGA